tgatgacaacagtGTACCCACATTCGCAGTGTTTCATGAAGTGGCTTAAGCAACCACGCTATTGAATGTAAATTTACACCCTTAGATGTCTGAAAATACTATAAACTTTTCGTTATAAAAGATGATATATAATTGGTCTGTGTTTCTTAATGGTTCACTTGAACCATAACTGCTGACTCGTTAAATAAATCTGATATTCCCATTTAATTCATGAGATATTATTGCCACAGAATTTTATTACCTGATAATAATCAGTTCTGCCAAATATCTCGAAAAATAACTTAAAGGCTATAGGAACCAGTTTAGATTATTCTAAATTTGGGCTAAGTCGCTTAAACAAttcttttaatttatttatatttgggTGCAAACCcctttttctgattttttgctgtttttaCAAGCAAACGTTTAGTAAAATATAtcacaaatgaatttttcttcaactaCATATTCAGCAATAAACGAAGCACTTTCCTTAGGTTGGACTAAAACCGGTAGTGATCTTTATGATGTTTTGATTGCTGTGGGATGCAATGTTACTTTGGAACAAGTTGAaggtttaaaaaaaactttaaaaatagaaacaattgataatttaaCAGTAGAGAACGTAATAAATGCCATTGAGACTTTGCCTAGTAATCTAAGACCAGATGAGATCCTTAATTCCCTGTGCGAAAAGTTGCCAACTTACGAAGATGGGCTAATTAATGTAATTGATTTTGCAAACATTCTTTCGAATATTTGTGATATGTCAAACGATGAGATTACAGCCGTTGTTAACGAATTAGACCCTAActttgtaaataaaatttatttagaCACTTTTTTGCTACAGTGGTCTGAAAAGactttaaataataaaacttaaaaattttaaagtCGCAAAAAATACTTTGTAATTAATCGAAAATTCTTGTCAAATATGGTTCGATATTATCAGCCTTTGCACAACATAGATGAAAAcaatgtaaaaaataaattatccaACCAGACTTTCTTAGTACGTTTTTACGGCGAAAATGAAAGCTTCAAAAGTTCTGAACTGGAAGTAGAAGGAAGCATTGACAAGAACGCTTTGTTATCGCTCCTCAAAGAATTTTTGCCCGAAGACCTTGCGTCAGATTTATATCGCCTAACAATTTTTGATAACAAGTATGAAATTACATCCACTTTATCAGATTGTATAGAAAAGGCGATTAaagaaaatgtaaattttacTAGTGAAGGAACGCTAGATATTAACTTTTATTCGATGTGTAGTTTTAGAATTTCACCCGTATCGCAGTTATCTGGATCTTTAAAAGGGCACATAGGGGTTAttctttgtttgaaaatagcTGCAAACTCCAGATTTATGGTTACAGGTTCGTCAGATTGTACCGTGAAAATATGGGACCTTTTAACGGTAACGCCTATTACTACTTTCAAACGCCATATCAAACCTATAACATCAATTGCTATTAGCCCTTGCTGCAGATACGTAGCCTCCGGAGCAAACGATAATTTAATATATATTTGGGACGTTTCCAATTTAAAATCTTCAAGCACAGTGGAACCACTAACTAAAATTCAGCTCCATAAGCAACCAATAACGGCTTTAGAGTTTTTGCCAGCACATCTTCACAAATTTTGGATTAACAAAACTCCACTACTGGCAAGTGCTTCGCAAGATGGATCAATAAGAATTTCCAACATTATATCAGGCCAATCTGTAGCTAACTTTGACGGACATACTAAAATGGTAACGTGCCTACGCTGGAGTGGAAATCAAAGTATTTTTGATGAAGGAAAAGAATATTTTGGTCCAATATTATATAGTTCTTCGAGAGATacaatgattaaaatttggAGTCTCCCTCataaacaaatgatcaaGTCAGTCAAAGCCCATGCACACTGGATTAATGGTATTTCCTTAAATACATCGTATCTGATGAATTGTTCAGCGTTTTTTCCAAGTTCTAATTTCACTTACACAGGTTCGATTGATGCATATTTTCAAGCATCAGAAGAAATATGGAATAAACAAACTAAAAATATCAGAAGTGAATTATTAGTGTCGTCTAGCGACGATAACACACTAGTGCTTTGGGATTTTAATAacgaatccaaaaaaattgctCAATTACTCGGTCATCAACAACCGGTATGCGgcgtttcattttcacctGATGCAAGATATATCTGTTCAGCTAGCTTTGACTCATCACTGAGATTATGGTGTGGTACTACTGGTAAATATTTACATGTTTTTAGAGGTCATGTGGCTGCGGTTTATCAACTAGCTTGGTCTTCAGACAGTCGACTAGTCGTATCTTGTGGAAAAgattcaacaataaaaacgtGGGATGTTCAATCcaaaaaattaagaaaagATCTACCAGGTGCTGCTGACGAATTGTACTGTATTGACTGGGCCATAAACGGTCAATATATTGGTTCAGGTGGCAAAGATAAAATTGTTCGTATATGGTCTAGATAAATAACGTCAATTAATCAGGCAACATACATTTTGCCTAAACATGGATTAGATTATCagataaattaaaatttatttaatttattatttttattatatgatcAATCTCTGTAATATAggtaattttatttttatttgcagaatttcaattataCATGTTTTCTAAGAAACTAGATAAGTCTACTGCCGTAACTGACGGCACTGCCTGGGAGCTAACAAGGATTCCAGTAATAGATTCTGATCAGCTTTTAAGCATTAAGTTCAACAGTTCCAAAACTGATGATTCTTCTTGTATCGCATTTTTAATATTGTcacatgaaaatgaattaatagATTCTTCGATTCCTATATGTGAATCACTTAAAGAATATGTGTTGAAaactaaaaatgaaaaaaaagattcaatatTCGAATGCGATTTACATAAACTGTATTGGGCGTGGACTGACGAAAAATCAATATGtgataacaataatttgATGGAACTTGCATACAAATTTTCAGCATATCTCAGAAAACACGAAGCCAAAGTGGAGTCACTAAGtgtatttattgatttagtAACATCGAGTGCGCCTTTCATGACATTTTTATCAAGGCTATTCTTTGAATCCTACATTTCTACATTATATAAGTCTGAGCAGAAAGAAGTCAATTTTCCGAAAATTATATCGTTTAGTGCTTCCAGACTAACTATATCTGAAAAAGATAGCATCGAAATATTAGAAACTGCAAAAAAATTAGCTCTTGCTAGTATTCGAATGAAGAACTTAGTTGAAGCTCCTCCTAACGTATGTcattgtgaaaaatttttggactacgtaaaaaaagaagttcccaaatataaaaatctttatttAACCTACTGTGACGAGAATCAGTGTTTAGACGCTGGCATGGGAGCTTTTTACAGCGTAAGTCGAGCTTCCGAGCATGGTGGGCGGCTAATTCATATAACGTACAAATCAGGGAATCCTACAACCAAAATTGGACTTGTTGGAAAAGGTATTACGATGGACACAGGTGGTTATAGTCTTAAGTCCTGTGAATctataatgacgatgaaataCGATATGACTGGAGCGGCTTTAGTAACTTCTACTATATTGGCCATTGCGTCGCTTGAGATAAAAGACATTGAAGTTCACGCCGTTGCACTATTGACAGCGAACGCTATAAACGAGAAAGCAACTTTCCCTGGAAGTATTGTCAAAGCatataatggaaaaacaatAGAAATATTAAATACAGACGCTGAAGGAAGATTAGTTCTCGCAGACGGACTTACATACttatcgaatgtttttgaaaattcgCCCAACTCGTACATTATAGACGTTGCAACTTTGACCGGTGCCATGGCAATTTGTCTGGGTACCGAAATTGCGGGTCTATTTACTAACAGTGATAAGTTAACTTCTTTCCTTTACCAAGCTTCAAAAGATAGCGGAGAAAACATTTTCAGAATGCCACTTCACGAAAAATACAAGTCtctaatcaaatcaaaaatagcTGACTTATCAAATATTGCAAATTCTAAACCAAACGCTTCAAGTATGACAGCTGCTCTATTCCTTCAAGAGTTCGTCGGAGATAAAATCCATTGGGCGCATTTAGATATTGCAGGAGTTTCATGGAGAGGTTCCAAAGCTGAAGCCAAAGCCTGGGGTATTTTACTATTGTACAAAGCTGTGTTGGAACTGTCCGGAACTAAACAATGaccatttgaaaatattattcACAAACGAAATTCTCTTTATATTATaacttgattttttaaataagTATATTTTTTACAATTAAATACAACTAATGTAATAGCATTAATTCTATAATTCTAAATTATATTATAGAGTGCGAACAAAAATCTATTCttcataatttattttaatagATTAGAATAATATTTAAATATGGTAACGGTTCGAAACTTTGAAGCGGATATAGCTGATATATTAGACTCagattattcaacaaaaaatcctTTTGTTCTCAAGGCAAATCAGAAGTCACAAATTGGAAACTACACAATAAAAAGTGCTGCTGATATCAGTAACTCGACCCAAGGCCAACTTGCTATAGAAACTtctaataatcattataaacTTAGTGTCGGGCAAGCTACAAATGGAAATATATCTTTTAATGCGCAaaccaattttttaaaaaagtaTAATGTAACATCATGGGCTAAAGCAAATGGTAGTTTTAAAACTTCATTCAAATCGTCGATCGGTGTCGATTATTCGAGTGCTCAAAACGAtagttcatttttattagaTTTTATGACTAATTCTTTCAAATTTACTTCTATTCATAAAAAAGAAACTGTATTAGGGAATGTGCAAGCAATAACCGAAATCATCAAGAACAAAGACAACGTGTGTCATATATCTACATTTGGtctaaaaaattcatttactGAACCCTCTagcaaaaaaacttttgaagCCGGAATTCTTTTAGGACTTGATAATAAGTATAAGATAACTAAACAAAGTTTATTGATTAGTTTTCTAAATGATCGTACAAAGATAGTGGCTAGATACAACATAAAGGACCAATTTCAAAATCCACCTTTAACTGTTGGAGCCGCTGTAAACATAGACCGAAAAACTAAAATACAGGGTAAAATAGACTCAACAGGAAACActaaattttcatatttcaagTGTTTAAATGATTCTGTCAAAGCAACTATTTATGCAGGAGTAAGTTAATTTTTAAACAACATGTTAATTTAGTATAATTTTTCTAACTTTCAAAAAGAgggaatttcaatttttggaGCAAAAGTTGATTGTAATCTTTAaacaaattataaaaaacTACCACCCTCTTTCGATAGTTGACTTTAAAGTATAAATCTAAATGTTAAAGTAACCCAACAGAATTTATGTCTTTGTACATCGACTCATTTGGGGGGTTGCCAAAAGGAATCatctaaatataaataacTGTTTTATAAACTTACCCAAAGAATTTGCGAATTATTAATTAACAtctgatttaatttttttgagtGCAATATTAAAATATCGTTCGACGTTTCGTGATACCATTCATACTCAATTACATCGAAAAGCACAACATTGAGATTTTCGTCAAATCCTTTCAAGACTCCTTCTATTTCTAAGTTTTCTTTTAGGATAATAAgtatttttttgccaatacACGCATCCAACGTTTTGTATACGGTTATTTGACTAGCAGCACGACTGGTTTTGTCCATAAAAGTTTTCTAGAGATTAATTagtaatttaatttcatttttaaatatataaacgattattattggcgCTTTTATCGTGCTGATTAGGTTATATAGAACTTTGTAGTCTTACAAGTGTTATCAAGCATGCTTTTAGGGAAATTTGTATATTTTTAGATGTAAGAAACCATCTAATATATCGTAAGGTgtatatgaataataaaaatgactcAAGCATAATACCTcctagaaaaaataatgagtCCACAAATAGATTAAGTCGGTCCTATGTGACTGTTTTGTTCCCAGTTCAAATTGATCTTAACGCGTATGTCAAATATTCTTGCAATTCGCAGAATGTGTGCTGTGCCTGTTTACTGGATTTAGATGAACCGGGCATTTCTGAGTTTGGTTTGCTGTCATGTTGTTATCACATTTATCACTCTATTTGCTTGAAAGCGTGGACCGAAATAGAAAATACTTGTTGCATTTGCAAGACTAGCTTCGAGATGTACGCAGTGTATAACAAAGCTGGTGAGAGATTAAAGGTGGTGAAGgctatacaaaaaaaacaattaaaaaattgtgtGAATCAGTCGTTATATCGGTGCTATATATGCAATGAGCAAGGTACTGCGCAAAACACGATTATGTGTTCTCATTGCAACAGAGTTGTGCACTATCAATGCACAAAGTTTAAGGAGTACTCAAGAGTGTGGCTCTGTGATGAACACGCACGAAACCAGATAAGTAAACACAAAAATGACCTTTGCAATGCTTTATATCAAGCCAGACAAGTGACGCTTAACGAAGAGTCGTTAGTATTACTAGCCAGTTTTAAATCTAAATATTCTGCAATTAATCTAGAGGACACGAAACAAGAACTGCTCGAGCCCTCCTTAACGCCGAAGGTTAAAGATCCCACTCAACACGATAAACAGAACACTGCCTTAAAATCTAATTTTATAATTCAGATGATCATTGGAAAACAAAGATTTTTAAAAACTGGATCAGAAATGAATCCAATTCTGAAGGAGTATTATGTATCctattacaaaaaaaaaattatcaggTTGTTTGAAAAACATTACAAAATTCTACATTCgacagaaaaacaatttctttACGAATCaagcgttttttttccatcttttattatcaaaaaactTGCTGACATGTAGGTTTGTTGCTAGAACATTGTATTatttaagaaaaaatcttattCCTTCGAGTAATCAACTTTAAAATACCAAATCCTTAAAGCAAACTGAACTAATCTTAGCAACAGAGCAAACATTGAGCAAATGCGCTCtggaatttattattaaataattttaattctaAACATGTATTTCTGTTAATTTAaggattttattattcatttaattgaatttaaaaaataggATATTGGAAAAAGTTTAGATTAACGCCCttgcaaaataaaatttatgttCTGGAACAAAAATAAGGTTGAAAGAGTTCCTCGAAACTTCAAACTTCTCGAAGAGCTAGAGAAGGGAGAGAAGGGTGAAATGTCGAATGGATGCAGCTGGGGGTTACAAGTGCACgatgatatatatatgcGCTGCTGGACTTGTGCTATACTTGGGCCTATGAACACACCGTACGAAAACAACATTTACTCGCTAGAGGTGTACTGCGGTGATAACTACCCGGTAGAAAGACCTACAGTTAAGTTTACTTCTGAAATCGTTATGCACGGCGTCAACAACAAAGGAGAAGTGGATCCAAAAGAGTTTCCAGTGCTTGCCAAATGGCAGATGAACTACTCGATCGAAAAAGTTTTAGTTTGCATCCGTGAAGTTATGTGTTCCAATAAAAATCGCTTAATCGGGAAATAACGTCAAAGTAACCGTTAAAACAAGTTAATGattaatcattttaattcaattaacACGTTGATTGGATTaaatattaaattaatttttatgcaaactaaataatcataaaatgaGTTCTGTCCGAACTAAGCGGATAAAGTGTGTTTTAGTACGTATCAtgatatttaaattttttagatGGTAGAACGGGTTTTACAAAAGTCTGGGAGAAattggaataaaaatttaatttgccAAATGATTTCTTTGTTAGAAAACGGCGTTGACCCGAATTCGCTCACCGCAATAATTTTATATGTAGAGTCTAAATTATTATGTAATGTATCCTGATCTTGCAAGAATTATCcacgaaaaaataatttttgctaaatcattatttatttttcaaggATCTAGTAATatcataattttattttatatcatAGATGTTTATTAATTGGGTTAAAAATACATTAGGCTTCTCTGATGATTCCACTGAAGCTAATACAGTTTTGGAAGAAAAGCCAGTCGAGAAGGTTTCACAAAAACAGTCTTTTAGCAAGAATAAACCCGTGAGCAAGCCTAAAGCAAAGTCTGATAAAGTTTTATCTGCCACTGATAAAATAATTAACGATATTCTTGGACATCCAGAAaagccaaaagaaaaaaagaattactCTAAAGCCAATATTTTGGTTATACCTGAAGAGCTTAAAACTAGGGGCATTTGTTCGACCGAAAAACAGGATAACTCAAAAACAGTAGACTCGGAAGACGCTtcggttgaaaaaaaaaactcaaacgCTAGCGAAACGGCGACAgagccgaaaaaaaaccaaaaacgtAATAACAGATCGGAGCGAATTAAACAAATAAAGGAGGCCTCGATTTTAAAAAACGGTATAACTGATGAGTTAGAAGAAACGCGTTCACTGTTTTTTAatacaatagaaaaaaaactgtatcACCTAATGAATCCTTctgcaaaacaaaatgaaaatctcaTCGATATTATTACCAATAACATTGTTCTGACGACGAActtaaataatgaaattgaagtAGAGAAGAAACGTATTGCTAGACTTGTTCCTTTCTCTGAAGCTTTTAAAAAAG
The DNA window shown above is from Dermatophagoides farinae isolate YC_2012a unplaced genomic scaffold, ASM2471394v1 contig1, whole genome shotgun sequence and carries:
- the LOC142597879 gene encoding uncharacterized protein LOC142597879, whose translation is MVTGSSDCTVKIWDLLTVTPITTFKRHIKPITSIAISPCCRYVASGANDNLIYIWDVSNLKSSSTVEPLTKIQLHKQPITALEFLPAHLHKFWINKTPLLASASQDGSIRISNIISGQSVANFDGHTKMVTCLRWSGNQSIFDEGKEYFGPILYSSSRDTMIKIWSLPHKQMIKSVKAHAHWINGISLNTSYLMNCSAFFPSSNFTYTGSIDAYFQASEEIWNKQTKNIRSELLVSSSDDNTLVLWDFNNESKKIAQLLGHQQPVCGVSFSPDARYICSASFDSSLRLWCGTTGKYLHVFRGHVAAVYQLAWSSDSRLVVSCGKDSTIKTWDVQSKKLRKDLPGAADELYCIDWAINGQYIGSGGKDKIVRIWSR
- the LOC142597880 gene encoding putative cytosol aminopeptidase, with product MFSKKLDKSTAVTDGTAWELTRIPVIDSDQLLSIKFNSSKTDDSSCIAFLILSHENELIDSSIPICESLKEYVLKTKNEKKDSIFECDLHKLYWAWTDEKSICDNNNLMELAYKFSAYLRKHEAKVESLSVFIDLVTSSAPFMTFLSRLFFESYISTLYKSEQKEVNFPKIISFSASRLTISEKDSIEILETAKKLALASIRMKNLVEAPPNVCHCEKFLDYVKKEVPKYKNLYLTYCDENQCLDAGMGAFYSVSRASEHGGRLIHITYKSGNPTTKIGLVGKGITMDTGGYSLKSCESIMTMKYDMTGAALVTSTILAIASLEIKDIEVHAVALLTANAINEKATFPGSIVKAYNGKTIEILNTDAEGRLVLADGLTYLSNVFENSPNSYIIDVATLTGAMAICLGTEIAGLFTNSDKLTSFLYQASKDSGENIFRMPLHEKYKSLIKSKIADLSNIANSKPNASSMTAALFLQEFVGDKIHWAHLDIAGVSWRGSKAEAKAWGILLLYKAVLELSGTKQ